The Funiculus sociatus GB2-C1 genome includes a window with the following:
- a CDS encoding CHAT domain-containing protein, translating to MPIKSAEVSVATQPFSDKADLTPQGPSLIGKGEKLHTPVLVGERLTEKYWVATHQTSVIASTSSVALVQQGIERYQVGNFTEAIALWQQALAQTKQAKDRAVIHTNLAVAYQQTGKIDRAIASWEQAIQIYAKDGKSDRQIAKLLTEQAQAYSDLGQYRKAIALLQPGIKISDKSTQAAAQGALGNAYWALGDYEQALAAHDASLKIARELQSNNLQSTALNNRGNVYLSRAERYRYQATLARLEGDPQFKELTKLAENDVDAAQSSFQESVAVGGSGSAIQALLNLNRLLERSPSPNLAEIANNRNSALALIEQAPDSRDKVYALINIAHSLKRQNSTEEAANRISEFPVWILEKALTIAKNIGDSRAESFALGSLGNLYESREYEKALLLTGKAQLAAQKVNAADSLYRWQWQAGRIYKAIDKQSQAIASFKGAIATLQSIRGDIVVANKELQFNFRDDVEPVYRGLMELLLGTENQLYGESIAAEDSKLVAQDNSRNASPLPKDNSLKTVIGTLESLKLAELQNFFGDDCVQVALNNSQRNGAISDTNAAAIYSVILDDRTEMIFQRPNGTMSSYKVEIGKQQLEKEIELLRNLLENRGSEEYLTQAQKVYNLLIRPMEADLAASKLRTLVFINDGVMRQIPMSALHDGKEFLIQKYAIATTPSINLTNSQSQDRRKLKALIMGLTVEKPPFAPLMNVEAEVKAVKQILGGTPLVDNAFTLENLQTQLQQDSYPVVHMATHGKFGVDAENTFLLGYDEQISIEQIDNLLRSRPGKPAVKLLTLSACQTAAGDNRSALGIAGVAVRAGVESALATLWFINDEATVPLIEEFYTQLSQPGITKVEALQKAQLKMIANFDYNHPALWSPFILIGNWL from the coding sequence TTGCCGATCAAGTCAGCAGAGGTGTCGGTAGCGACTCAACCTTTTTCGGATAAGGCAGACCTAACCCCCCAAGGCCCTTCCCTGATAGGGAAGGGGGAGAAATTGCACACTCCTGTCCTTGTAGGGGAGAGGTTAACCGAAAAGTATTGGGTAGCAACTCACCAGACAAGCGTTATCGCTTCTACTTCCTCTGTGGCGCTGGTGCAACAGGGGATTGAACGCTATCAAGTAGGAAATTTTACAGAAGCGATCGCGCTTTGGCAACAAGCACTCGCGCAAACTAAACAAGCCAAAGATCGGGCTGTTATTCACACTAACCTAGCAGTAGCTTATCAGCAAACTGGCAAAATAGATCGAGCGATCGCTTCCTGGGAGCAAGCGATTCAAATTTACGCCAAAGATGGCAAATCGGATCGCCAAATAGCGAAATTGTTGACAGAACAAGCGCAAGCTTACAGCGATTTAGGACAGTATCGAAAAGCGATCGCACTTTTACAGCCTGGTATTAAAATTTCCGACAAGTCCACGCAAGCCGCAGCCCAAGGAGCTTTGGGAAACGCTTACTGGGCATTAGGCGACTACGAGCAAGCATTAGCAGCTCACGACGCTAGCCTGAAAATTGCCCGCGAACTGCAATCTAATAATCTCCAAAGCACTGCTCTAAATAATCGTGGCAATGTTTATCTGAGTCGAGCTGAGCGATATCGCTACCAGGCAACTTTGGCTCGTCTAGAAGGAGATCCGCAGTTCAAAGAGTTAACAAAACTGGCAGAAAATGATGTAGACGCTGCTCAGTCGTCTTTTCAGGAAAGTGTAGCAGTAGGGGGAAGCGGATCGGCTATACAAGCTTTGCTGAATTTGAACCGCCTGTTAGAGCGATCGCCTTCGCCAAATTTGGCAGAAATTGCCAATAACCGCAACTCTGCACTCGCCTTAATAGAACAAGCTCCAGATTCGCGAGATAAAGTATACGCCTTAATTAATATTGCCCACAGTTTAAAGCGTCAAAATTCCACAGAAGAAGCTGCGAATCGTATTTCAGAATTTCCAGTTTGGATATTAGAAAAAGCCCTCACCATTGCTAAAAATATTGGCGATAGTCGCGCCGAATCTTTTGCTCTTGGTAGCTTAGGGAATTTGTACGAATCTAGGGAATATGAAAAAGCGCTCTTGTTGACAGGTAAAGCTCAATTAGCCGCACAAAAAGTGAATGCTGCTGATAGTTTGTATCGTTGGCAATGGCAGGCGGGGCGGATTTATAAAGCCATCGATAAACAAAGTCAAGCGATTGCATCTTTTAAGGGCGCGATCGCTACTCTCCAAAGTATTCGCGGCGACATCGTTGTAGCTAACAAAGAGTTGCAATTTAACTTCCGCGACGACGTGGAGCCAGTTTACCGAGGACTGATGGAGTTATTGTTAGGAACCGAGAATCAACTTTACGGGGAAAGCATTGCAGCAGAAGATTCAAAGCTTGTAGCTCAAGATAATAGCCGCAATGCTTCCCCCCTACCAAAAGACAATTCTCTCAAAACTGTTATCGGCACCTTAGAATCCCTGAAGTTAGCAGAATTGCAAAATTTCTTTGGCGATGATTGTGTGCAAGTAGCACTAAATAATAGCCAGAGAAATGGAGCTATTTCTGACACGAATGCAGCGGCAATTTACTCAGTCATTTTGGACGACCGCACCGAAATGATTTTTCAACGTCCCAATGGGACAATGAGCAGCTATAAGGTAGAAATTGGCAAACAGCAACTAGAAAAAGAAATCGAGCTGTTACGCAATTTATTGGAAAATCGGGGAAGCGAAGAATATCTCACCCAAGCCCAAAAAGTTTACAACTTGCTAATTCGCCCAATGGAAGCAGATTTAGCTGCATCCAAACTGCGTACCTTAGTCTTCATTAATGATGGGGTAATGCGACAGATACCCATGTCAGCGCTGCATGATGGCAAAGAATTTTTAATTCAGAAATATGCGATCGCTACCACACCCAGCATCAACCTTACTAACAGTCAATCCCAAGACAGGCGCAAGCTGAAGGCTTTAATTATGGGCTTAACTGTCGAAAAACCCCCATTTGCGCCGCTAATGAATGTTGAAGCCGAGGTGAAAGCCGTCAAACAAATTCTTGGCGGTACTCCCCTAGTAGACAATGCCTTCACCCTGGAAAACTTGCAAACCCAACTCCAGCAAGATAGCTACCCGGTAGTTCACATGGCGACCCACGGAAAATTTGGAGTAGATGCCGAGAACACCTTTTTATTAGGGTATGACGAGCAAATTAGTATCGAGCAAATTGATAACTTATTGCGATCGCGTCCTGGTAAACCAGCAGTCAAACTCCTAACCTTGAGTGCTTGTCAAACCGCCGCTGGTGACAATCGTTCCGCCTTGGGAATTGCTGGCGTAGCAGTTCGCGCCGGAGTGGAAAGCGCACTTGCTACTCTGTGGTTTATCAATGACGAAGCTACAGTTCCGCTAATTGAAGAATTTTATACGCAACTAAGCCAACCAGGAATTACCAAAGTAGAAGCACTTCAAAAAGCTCAACTTAAAATGATTGCCAATTTTGACTACAACCATCCTGCTCTTTGGTCGCCTTTTATCCTCATCGGAAATTGGCTGTAA
- a CDS encoding ShlB/FhaC/HecB family hemolysin secretion/activation protein — protein MNSKLFAINTGLLCLSWSFLALTRSPAWAGNPENTLMQQDTAACSRMKYTLCGEIPDFLEKSGICVPYSPEKRCSTIAASPSSVDHYPNFSKGEIVGSDSQQLKSHSSNSLRFNGGLLDEELIPQGDSKEAENPECSKSDEQDCTVAQLPQTPPQIPPGTVEPPGSNLEPLPTPQETPTPEPFLQTPEPEPTETPSGEGVRVKIKSIKVLGSTVFSPEKLQEIVQPFIGKEATFEQLLEIRTAITNLYTRDRYTTSGAFLPPQDVTSGEITIQVIEGAIEKVEIQGLNRLRENYVRSRIERASRPPVNLQRLEEALQLLQLNPLLSSVQAELTAGTAPGLSVLTLSLKETPPITTAFLLENRESPSVGEIRGTVAASHNNLLGYGDRFAVEYGLTEGIRSYSLSYDIPVNSLDGTLSLRYGNNSSKIIEEPFAPLNIEGEAQTVSLSFRQPIIRTPSTEFAVAVSADWRQSQTYILGEIPFSFSEGPENGLSTVTALRFSQEWTNRSSNRVFAARSQFSVGVNALNATINEAAADGQFFSWVGQFQYVQALGRNVVLIARTGIQLSNDTLLSLEQFSIGGVDTVRGYRQNQRVADNGFLGSVEVRFPLIREPDGIGIIQIAPFFDIGTVWNNNSEIATPQTLSSVGLGLRWELSPYFLARLDWGIPLTSIDNQGGSLQDSGLHFSFRLQPF, from the coding sequence ATGAATTCTAAGCTGTTTGCGATCAATACAGGGTTGTTATGCCTCAGCTGGAGTTTCCTGGCTCTTACGCGATCGCCAGCTTGGGCTGGAAATCCAGAAAATACGCTGATGCAACAGGATACAGCGGCTTGCAGTCGGATGAAGTACACGCTATGTGGAGAGATACCCGACTTCTTGGAGAAGTCGGGTATCTGTGTACCTTACTCACCCGAAAAGCGCTGTAGTACCATCGCAGCCTCACCGTCTAGCGTTGACCATTACCCAAATTTTTCCAAAGGTGAAATAGTCGGCTCAGACAGCCAGCAATTAAAATCTCACAGCTCAAATTCACTCCGTTTTAACGGAGGGCTATTAGACGAGGAATTGATTCCCCAAGGGGACAGTAAAGAAGCAGAAAATCCAGAGTGTAGCAAATCTGACGAGCAGGATTGCACAGTTGCACAATTACCACAGACACCGCCTCAAATCCCGCCCGGAACTGTGGAACCCCCAGGCTCTAATCTGGAACCTTTGCCCACACCCCAGGAGACACCAACACCGGAACCTTTCCTCCAAACACCAGAGCCAGAACCAACTGAAACTCCATCGGGTGAAGGAGTGAGAGTCAAAATCAAGAGCATTAAGGTTTTGGGGAGTACCGTCTTTTCGCCAGAAAAATTACAGGAAATTGTACAACCCTTTATTGGTAAGGAAGCAACTTTTGAACAACTTTTAGAGATTCGCACTGCGATTACAAATTTATACACTCGCGATCGCTACACTACCTCCGGCGCATTTTTGCCGCCCCAAGATGTAACCAGTGGTGAGATTACAATTCAGGTAATAGAGGGAGCGATAGAAAAAGTTGAAATTCAGGGGTTAAATAGGCTCAGAGAAAATTATGTGCGATCGCGCATCGAACGTGCCTCCCGACCTCCAGTTAATCTGCAACGTCTGGAAGAAGCGTTGCAATTATTACAACTGAATCCGCTTTTAAGTTCAGTACAAGCAGAACTGACAGCCGGAACTGCTCCCGGACTAAGTGTATTAACCCTCTCGCTGAAGGAAACGCCGCCCATCACCACCGCCTTCCTGCTGGAAAATCGAGAGTCTCCCAGCGTTGGGGAAATCAGAGGAACAGTTGCCGCCAGTCACAATAATTTACTGGGATATGGCGATCGCTTCGCCGTTGAATATGGACTAACTGAAGGTATCCGAAGTTACAGCTTAAGCTATGACATTCCCGTAAATTCCCTTGATGGCACCCTCAGCCTGCGCTATGGGAACAACAGCAGCAAGATTATAGAGGAACCCTTTGCGCCGCTAAATATTGAAGGTGAAGCGCAAACTGTATCACTCTCGTTCCGTCAACCAATTATCCGCACACCTAGCACAGAATTTGCAGTTGCAGTCTCAGCTGATTGGCGACAAAGCCAGACTTATATATTAGGTGAGATACCCTTTTCTTTTTCGGAAGGGCCAGAAAATGGCTTGTCCACAGTCACCGCTTTGCGCTTTAGTCAAGAGTGGACAAATCGCTCATCTAATAGAGTTTTTGCAGCGCGATCGCAATTTAGCGTAGGCGTGAACGCTTTAAACGCCACCATCAACGAAGCCGCAGCCGATGGGCAATTTTTCAGTTGGGTAGGACAATTTCAGTACGTTCAGGCTCTCGGACGCAATGTTGTTTTAATCGCCCGTACAGGTATCCAACTTTCCAACGACACGCTACTTTCCCTAGAACAATTTAGTATCGGTGGCGTTGATACAGTGCGCGGCTACCGACAAAATCAAAGAGTTGCAGATAATGGCTTTCTTGGATCGGTAGAAGTGCGCTTTCCCCTCATCCGCGAACCCGATGGAATTGGAATTATCCAAATAGCTCCATTTTTTGATATCGGAACCGTTTGGAATAACAACAGTGAAATCGCAACTCCCCAAACTCTTTCTAGCGTTGGTTTAGGATTGCGCTGGGAACTTTCCCCATATTTTTTAGCCCGTTTAGATTGGGGAATTCCCCTCACCTCCATCGACAATCAAGGCGGCTCTCTGCAAGACAGCGGACTCCATTTCTCCTTCCGTCTGCAACCGTTTTAA